The DNA segment CACCTGAAAGCATTGAGGGCTGGGTGTACATAAGAGCAAATATATCCGAAACTATGCCTTTTTCTATGGCTTCACGGATTTTTCCCGTATTTTCCTCTGCATTGCTCTTCTTTGGAACGTTGACGCGCTTATCAAGCGTCTCGTCGACATCTTCTGCCCACACTTCCGAGAATGCATGCCTTCCATATGTATCCGCACTGTATGCACGCACGGCAACTACTTTCATGGGAGGTATTTCGACAATTGTTACAGGCACTGAGATCTCTCTGCCCTCGCTTGGGCTGTTCTTATGATCGTCAACCATAACAATATGTGTCATACCCGCTTTGTATCCGGCAAAGCCCTGCAGTTTCGGCTCCCCTTCATACTCAGGCCAGGAGTTGTATTTTGGCACCTGGCTTTTCGCACGCTTGCGGGGGCTGTATGCAAGTGATCCTCTGCGTGGTCTGGATATTTGGGCCATCTTTTAATCAATCCTAAATCTTGCTTTTATTATGCATCGATTCTGACTTTTCCGAGATTCCGAAAAAAACACACAAATTTTACGTCCTAATGCTCACAAAAACTTCTTCCTGAATTTTGCAGGCATTATTGTATTTTTACGTTTTTTCCGGACATTTTGGGTTAAACAGACGATCTCGTCTGGTCTAAATGAACCTTTGATATCCGTGACTGTCAGGCATATTGGCATGTTTTTTTAAATGCCGGTTACCATAAACATCTTTTTTTAGGAAAAACCACAAATGACCTTTTCCTAAAACCACCCTTTCAAAGGGCAGTTCATTCCACGTCTCTCAAACAGATTCTGACCTTTCACTGCGCTCTTCCGTAAGTCTATTTTTTCAGGAATATATCTCCTGAACAAATAACCGGAAAAAGGGCCGAAAAACTCATTTTCGTCCACCCTGCATTCGGCGCATATATCAGATCCTACGTCTTCAGCCCGTCGCACGGACATTTCACGGAGAAAAACCCGGGCGACCTACTATCTCGGCAATCACCAGGACACTGGCGAAAAATTACATTTCACAACTGTCCCGGGCAACCTCATTACAAGAATTATCAACCCGTAAAGCCCTGCGTTCTGCTTTCAGAAGGCAGATTGCATGACCGCTGGATATCTGCTTCTTATAACGGTTTCCTAAATGTTTTCCTTATTCTGATATAAATGTAATGATAAATTCTAAAAACAGGAAAGATTTCATGACAAAAATTTCTCATTCAAATCCGGAAATTGAAATGAACAGGATAACAAGTGAAATACTCACAGAATGACATATAAATAGTATTTATGGTATTTTCAAAAACCGCAGGTATTGATTAATTGAAGTATATATCCCCGTCTTTGTTTATGTAGACATCAATATCTTCCCTGATGTATCTTGCGCGAAACCTTTCCGGATTTGAATCGCGCATACGGTTGATAAGTGATATGGTGTCATACCTTACCTTAATGCCCAGACCTTCAGCCTCGTTGAATATTTCCTTTGCGGCATCAAGAAAATCCGACCCTGCTTTTATGGTGCAGAGATGCGTGGCATCCAGAGTATACAAAAATTCCAGGGTTTCCTTCGCTTTCTTGATATTCTCCGTCGCTGCCTTTTCGATCGTACAGACGTTGGCTTTTGAAGTTTCTATTATATCAGCTATCTGCTGTTGTGTGTATCCCTGCTTTCTGTATCGAAGGACTTCTTTCTGACGTTCAGTGAGGAGACTCTCTTTCATTAATATGGTTATATGTTTTCATAAACTTAAACACTTCTACTTAACATGTTAAGTTAACCAAATCAAAACAGATTATTTTCAAAATCTTTATTAGCAGATCCGATAAATTTAAAGTGTTCTCATAAATGAGAGGTATAGAATATGGTAGTTAAAGTAGGTATTGCAAAACTCGGCAACATCGCAAGTGGTGTAATGGCAGAACTGCTCCTTGATGAGCGTGCAGACCGTGAAGATATGCAGTCATTCATGGCGACAAGCGGAACAAAGCTCCAGCCTGAGGACATTGAACGCGTTGTCTCCAACATGAAAGCATGGAAGCCCGATTTCTGCATCGTAGTTTCTCCAAACGGCGTTCTTCCCGGACCAAAAGGTGCCCGTGAGGATCTTGCTGCCGCAGGAATCCCGTGTGTCGTAATAACAGACGACATAACAACAAAGAAGGATGACTTTGCAGCACTCAAGGAGTCATCATTCGGATACATCATCATGAAGGCAGACTCCATGATAGGTGCACGCCGTGAATTCCTCGACCCGATTGAAATGGCCGACTACAACGGAAACCTCGTGAAAGTCCTTTCATTAACAGGCGCATTCCGCAAACTCCAGCTCGCACTGGACAAAGTCATTGACCAGGTAAAGGCAGGAAAGAAGGGTGCAGAACTTGAGCTCCCAAAGATTGTCATGACATCAGACAAGGCTGTTGCAGGAGAGTTTACGAACCCATACGCACTTGCAAAGGCACGTGCAGCATATGAGATTGCACAGGCAGTCGCAGGTGTAAACGTCAAGGGCTGCTTCATGACAAAAGGGCATGAGAACTACACACCGATTGTCGCATCCGCACACGAAATGATGCGTTCAGCTACACTTCTTTGCGATGAGGCACGTGAGATAGAAAAGGGCTGCAACGGCGTAATCCGTATGCCACACAAGGCAGACGGTGAGATAGTCAAGAAAGTAGAGCTTATCTCAAAGCCCTGGTAAATCAAACTAATAATATCTTTTTTTTAATAGATTTTTGCATTAAATCCTTTAAACAGGCTGAAAATAAAAAAGCAGGAAAGAAAGGGAAAAAATTTCAGGAGGCCTTTTTTTCAAGGTTCATCAATTACTTCCCTGTCCCTGATTAGAAGTGAAATTATCATAGCCCCCACGGCAAGCAAAAACGAAAACAGATATATCTGGTGCATTGCGGAAGTCAGGATTCCTGGCGGTATCAGGCCTGCCGAAATACTATTCACATCGGTTATTCCCGGCATTTCCGACGCAAGGCTTTCCTGCACAATAAGCGTATAGACGGCTGTCCCCATGCTCATGCCGACGTAAAACACAAGATTGCTGACCGCAGAGCCTGTCACCCTGTGATCTTCAGGGCACTGCTCAATAATTCTGTTCGCACCCGAACTTGCAACTGTCCCGATTGATATTCCGAAAACTATGAGGCCTATCACAAGGTAAATCTGATTTGCACTGATATTACCAAGAGACAGGAAAAGTATTACAAATGAAACTGCCGCAAGAAAACCGGCAGTCGAGCAGACTAACCTGTTCCCCTCGTAGTCTGAAATTGAACCTCCGGCAGGACCTGCAATAATCATTATCAGTGGCGGAATAAGAAGATAAAGACCGGAAATATCAGGAGTCATACCAAGAACACTTTCAAGATAGAACGGGAGGATGAATTCGACACCACCGAGAAGTATCTCAAAAATTACGAGAAATACGACTGAGCCGGAAAAACCAGGGTTTTTGAAGATGTCTATATCTATTATGGGATCACTGTGCCTCTTTTCGCAGTATGCAAAAAGTACTGCAAAAACGACGAAAAGGAAGAACAGTACTGCCGTTGCAGGAGAGCTCCACCCTAATGAGCTGCCCTGGGACAGTATCACCAGAAAAGACGTCATTGCAGCGCACAACGTGACAACTCCGGCGTAATCAAAATTTTTGAGAGAAGATTTTATTCTGCTGTCCTCCACTGCATACATGGTAAGCGCCATTCCAAATATTCCGATAGGGATATTTATGTAAAATATCCAGTGCCAGGACAAAAAATGAGTGATGTAGCCGCCTATGGCAGGCCCTGCCGCAAGAGCGATTCCTCCTGCACCCATAATCACTCCGAGCACCTTTCCCCTTACTTCAGACGGAAAGCCTGTTGCAACCTGCGCCGGAACTCCTGCGGCCATCATAGCGCCGCCGGTCGCCTGAAGACACCGAAACATGATTAGAAGTTTTATGTCCGGCGATACTGCACAAAGATATGAACTTGCAGTAAAAAGGAAAAGTCCTGCACCTATGATGTTTCTTGTGCCGTATTTTTCAATGATTTTTGCAAACGGCAGAAGAAGGCAGCTTATGACAAGGAAATATACAAGCGGTATCAGTGAGACAGTGCTTATATCAACCGAATAATAATCGGCCATCGTCGGAAGCGAAATATTTACAGCTGTCCCGTCCAAAAGCTCAATTGCAGTTGCAATGGACAGAAGCAGAAGTACTGACCATTGTCCTTTCAGGGTATGCTTATATCTCATACTTTCCCGCTGAATTCATTTCTGTAGTATTCCCCAAGGTCTTCCGGGACAGTCATCACAACAGGCTCAAAATGAAGCCTCTCCATGAATGCCGAATCTGACGATCCAAAAGAACACGGGTTGATTCTCGCTATGAGAGACACAAAGGCCTGAAATGATCCGTCTGAATTATCTTTGTCAAATCTTATAGCCATATTGTATGCATAATGCCCGAAGCTTCTGTAAAAATCTGTTATTTTTATTATTCCTGATGCAACCTCATTTATGCATTCAGGAAACTCCGATATAGAGGATATGTCCATATATCCCCTTACTTCCTTTTCCCCCATAGGGACAGGACTTGCAGACCAGATTATACTATCTCCAAAGAGATATCTTTCAGAGTTTTTTTCGCATTCCCGGACTTTATCCCAGTAGTTCCCGTTCGTCTTTTCAATGTATTCAATGCTTTTTTTCAGATATGTTTCAGTAACATATGTAGGGCTGCTGTCTGATATTCCCTGCATATGGGGGTGGACCATACTT comes from the Methanomicrobium sp. W14 genome and includes:
- a CDS encoding Tfx family DNA-binding protein; translated protein: MKESLLTERQKEVLRYRKQGYTQQQIADIIETSKANVCTIEKAATENIKKAKETLEFLYTLDATHLCTIKAGSDFLDAAKEIFNEAEGLGIKVRYDTISLINRMRDSNPERFRARYIREDIDVYINKDGDIYFN
- a CDS encoding MFS transporter yields the protein MRYKHTLKGQWSVLLLLSIATAIELLDGTAVNISLPTMADYYSVDISTVSLIPLVYFLVISCLLLPFAKIIEKYGTRNIIGAGLFLFTASSYLCAVSPDIKLLIMFRCLQATGGAMMAAGVPAQVATGFPSEVRGKVLGVIMGAGGIALAAGPAIGGYITHFLSWHWIFYINIPIGIFGMALTMYAVEDSRIKSSLKNFDYAGVVTLCAAMTSFLVILSQGSSLGWSSPATAVLFFLFVVFAVLFAYCEKRHSDPIIDIDIFKNPGFSGSVVFLVIFEILLGGVEFILPFYLESVLGMTPDISGLYLLIPPLIMIIAGPAGGSISDYEGNRLVCSTAGFLAAVSFVILFLSLGNISANQIYLVIGLIVFGISIGTVASSGANRIIEQCPEDHRVTGSAVSNLVFYVGMSMGTAVYTLIVQESLASEMPGITDVNSISAGLIPPGILTSAMHQIYLFSFLLAVGAMIISLLIRDREVIDEP
- a CDS encoding galactose-1-phosphate uridylyltransferase, coding for MFSEKIFTLQGRRVYQRYEALTGFRARISPSRVNRCTDSEPAPAKSFETCQFCPERVFNETPVFEDGMRIAVGESVTFPNLYPFAEKHVVTVITREHSPLKFTEKQVRDALKAQYLALAKCKGYPSINWNNLTSSGASMVHPHMQGISDSSPTYVTETYLKKSIEYIEKTNGNYWDKVRECEKNSERYLFGDSIIWSASPVPMGEKEVRGYMDISSISEFPECINEVASGIIKITDFYRSFGHYAYNMAIRFDKDNSDGSFQAFVSLIARINPCSFGSSDSAFMERLHFEPVVMTVPEDLGEYYRNEFSGKV
- a CDS encoding F420-dependent methylenetetrahydromethanopterin dehydrogenase, yielding MVVKVGIAKLGNIASGVMAELLLDERADREDMQSFMATSGTKLQPEDIERVVSNMKAWKPDFCIVVSPNGVLPGPKGAREDLAAAGIPCVVITDDITTKKDDFAALKESSFGYIIMKADSMIGARREFLDPIEMADYNGNLVKVLSLTGAFRKLQLALDKVIDQVKAGKKGAELELPKIVMTSDKAVAGEFTNPYALAKARAAYEIAQAVAGVNVKGCFMTKGHENYTPIVASAHEMMRSATLLCDEAREIEKGCNGVIRMPHKADGEIVKKVELISKPW